A stretch of the Streptomyces sp. NBC_00078 genome encodes the following:
- a CDS encoding recombinase family protein, with product MREDHATLVGLGLSSEELRTLGLDKPATADPVGLMDVYLRRSDKKEDLATLRGHLRDVARWAQANGIQIRHVWFEQLSASKTYVRRKEFEKATQAIMDGKSKTLGVWKADRFDRRGMGAVGRLLDEFDRRQSRLVSVSEGLDSAQGGRMVFAILSERAREEAKDIAKRVKIGHDSHKAEGRRGTGRPPFGLYSAPGSGKVEPHPDEYDTARRLADFLLDKKTTKDTAHQLNEEGHRTRSGATWSPTAVSKLAQSPLFAGMVPVRRRKTDEHGHPLDVWEGYGEPLHNEWGEVVMCGKGVVTPGEWFKIKALIAERTDERWARGKPEAKYLGTGSYRCGRLRDKKGTGALEPCGGAMSHRGGRYRCEVRQTRGKSICQGVVTLADRIDHMVGQAWVHHITALEPGDPMVIETARRWLAFADPETQAKKEETQKALEAAQRRVKKLEDDFYVYGKMDEERFEELSEGQRAVIQSTAATLEALDAEADISPLTQVDTLREAWEAADMADKRMLLKCALGKKGITVKPAARQGDHTPILERLEFDWLSKQDAITKK from the coding sequence GTGCGCGAGGATCACGCGACACTCGTCGGATTGGGGCTCAGTTCTGAGGAACTGAGGACCCTGGGATTGGATAAACCTGCGACGGCGGACCCGGTCGGCCTTATGGACGTCTACCTGCGACGCAGCGACAAAAAGGAGGACTTGGCCACGTTGCGTGGACATCTGCGCGACGTCGCGCGCTGGGCGCAGGCAAACGGCATTCAGATCCGGCACGTCTGGTTTGAGCAACTCTCGGCTTCCAAGACCTACGTGCGGCGCAAGGAGTTCGAGAAGGCCACGCAGGCGATCATGGATGGCAAGTCCAAGACGCTCGGTGTGTGGAAGGCGGACCGCTTCGACCGGCGCGGCATGGGGGCGGTTGGCCGGCTGCTCGACGAGTTCGACCGTCGGCAATCGCGGCTCGTCTCCGTTTCCGAAGGGCTGGACTCAGCGCAGGGTGGCCGCATGGTCTTCGCGATCCTGAGCGAGCGCGCCAGGGAGGAAGCGAAGGACATAGCGAAGCGCGTCAAGATCGGCCATGACTCCCACAAGGCCGAAGGCCGAAGAGGAACGGGCAGGCCCCCGTTCGGTCTCTACAGTGCGCCCGGGAGCGGCAAGGTCGAGCCCCATCCCGACGAGTACGACACGGCCCGCAGACTGGCGGACTTCTTGCTCGACAAGAAGACGACGAAGGACACCGCCCACCAACTCAATGAGGAGGGGCACCGGACCCGGAGCGGAGCTACCTGGTCGCCCACGGCGGTGAGCAAGCTCGCTCAGTCCCCGCTCTTCGCGGGCATGGTCCCGGTCCGGCGGCGCAAGACGGACGAGCATGGTCACCCCTTGGACGTTTGGGAGGGGTACGGCGAGCCCCTGCACAACGAGTGGGGTGAAGTCGTCATGTGCGGCAAGGGGGTTGTGACGCCAGGCGAGTGGTTCAAGATCAAGGCACTCATCGCCGAAAGGACCGATGAACGCTGGGCGAGAGGGAAGCCGGAAGCGAAGTACCTGGGCACGGGGAGCTATCGATGCGGGCGGCTACGAGACAAGAAGGGCACTGGGGCGCTTGAACCGTGTGGCGGCGCAATGAGCCACCGTGGGGGACGCTACCGGTGCGAGGTCCGCCAAACGCGAGGCAAGTCGATCTGCCAGGGCGTGGTGACCCTCGCAGACCGCATCGACCACATGGTGGGACAGGCTTGGGTCCACCACATCACCGCCCTTGAGCCGGGTGACCCCATGGTGATCGAGACAGCCCGCCGTTGGCTCGCCTTCGCGGACCCTGAGACGCAGGCGAAGAAGGAAGAGACCCAGAAGGCGCTTGAGGCAGCTCAGCGACGTGTGAAGAAGCTCGAAGACGACTTCTACGTGTACGGGAAGATGGACGAAGAGCGCTTCGAGGAGTTGAGCGAAGGGCAGCGTGCCGTCATCCAGAGCACCGCCGCGACCCTTGAGGCATTGGACGCGGAGGCAGACATCTCGCCTCTTACCCAGGTCGACACCTTGCGTGAGGCATGGGAAGCGGCAGATATGGCGGACAAACGGATGCTACTGAAGTGCGCGCTTGGAAAGAAGGGCATCACGGTCAAGCCCGCCGCGCGGCAGGGGGATCACACCCCGATCTTGGAACGGCTTGAGTTCGACTGGCTGTCGAAGCAGGACGCGATCACCAAGAAGTGA
- a CDS encoding thioredoxin domain-containing protein, which yields MPNRLARATSPYLLQHADNPVDWWPWEAEAFEEARRRDVPVFLSVGYSACHWCHVMAHESFEDDDTAAYMNEYFVSVKVDREERPDVDAVYMEAVQAATGQGGWPMSVFMTPDGEPFYFGTYFPPGPRHGMPSFRQVLEGVTVAWRDRRDEVGEVAGKITRDLADRELGIGDAGTPTEETQAQALLQLTRDIDSASGWFKGDTKFPPSMVIEFLLRHHARAGSVAALEMAEGLCGAMARSSLYDQVGGGFHRYVLTPKSDGPLVPHFEKMLYDNALLCRVYAHLWRSTGSELARRVALETADFMVRELRTNEGGFASALDADSEDGSGAHVEGAYYVWTPRQLTEVLGAEDAELAAQYFKVTEDGTFEHGSSVLQLPQQEGVFDAERIEGIRQRLLRSRDTRPAPGRDDKVVAAWNGLAIAALAETGAFFDRPDLVEAAVGAADLLVRLHLDEHAQLARTSKDGLVGANSGVLEDYADVAEGFLALASVTGEGVWLEFAGFLLDHVLTRFVDPDSGSLYDTAVDAEKLIRRPQDPTDNATPSGWSAAAGALLSYAAQTGGAASAHGLVHRTAAERALGVVKALGPRVPRFIGWGLAVAEALLDGPKEVAVVGPALDDEATRALHRTALLGLAPGAVVAVGVAESDEFPLLADRPLVDGAPTAYVCRNFTCDAPTTDPKGLRAALSS from the coding sequence ATGCCCAACCGACTCGCGCGCGCCACGTCCCCGTACCTCCTCCAGCACGCGGACAACCCCGTCGACTGGTGGCCATGGGAGGCGGAAGCGTTCGAAGAAGCCCGCCGACGCGATGTCCCCGTCTTCCTGAGCGTTGGCTACAGCGCCTGTCACTGGTGTCACGTTATGGCGCACGAGTCCTTCGAGGACGACGACACCGCTGCTTACATGAACGAGTACTTCGTGTCCGTCAAGGTCGACCGTGAGGAACGCCCCGACGTGGACGCCGTCTACATGGAGGCGGTGCAGGCGGCCACCGGGCAAGGGGGCTGGCCGATGTCGGTCTTCATGACGCCGGACGGGGAGCCGTTCTATTTCGGCACCTACTTCCCGCCCGGCCCGCGCCATGGAATGCCGTCCTTCCGGCAGGTGTTGGAGGGCGTCACGGTGGCCTGGCGGGACCGTCGGGACGAGGTGGGGGAAGTCGCGGGAAAGATCACTAGGGACCTTGCCGACCGGGAATTGGGTATCGGGGATGCCGGGACGCCCACCGAGGAGACCCAGGCCCAGGCTCTGCTCCAGCTGACCCGGGACATCGATTCCGCGAGCGGTTGGTTCAAGGGAGACACCAAGTTCCCGCCGTCGATGGTGATCGAGTTCCTGTTGCGCCATCACGCGCGGGCCGGTTCCGTGGCCGCGCTGGAGATGGCAGAAGGGCTGTGCGGCGCGATGGCTCGTTCGAGCCTGTACGACCAGGTGGGAGGCGGGTTCCACCGGTACGTTCTCACGCCGAAGTCTGATGGACCCTTGGTGCCGCACTTCGAGAAGATGCTCTACGACAACGCCCTGCTGTGCCGTGTCTACGCTCACCTGTGGCGCAGCACCGGCTCCGAGCTGGCCCGCCGCGTGGCCCTGGAGACCGCCGACTTCATGGTGCGTGAACTCCGCACGAACGAGGGCGGGTTCGCCTCCGCCCTCGACGCCGACAGTGAGGACGGGTCGGGCGCTCACGTCGAGGGCGCGTACTACGTGTGGACCCCGCGGCAGCTCACCGAGGTTCTCGGTGCCGAGGACGCCGAACTCGCCGCCCAGTACTTCAAAGTAACCGAGGACGGCACCTTCGAGCACGGCTCCTCCGTCCTGCAACTCCCGCAGCAGGAAGGTGTGTTCGACGCCGAGAGGATCGAGGGGATCAGGCAGCGGCTGCTGCGGTCCAGGGACACGCGGCCGGCCCCGGGCCGGGACGACAAGGTGGTCGCCGCCTGGAACGGCCTCGCGATCGCCGCACTCGCCGAGACCGGCGCCTTCTTCGACCGCCCCGACCTGGTCGAGGCCGCGGTCGGCGCCGCCGATCTCCTCGTACGGCTGCACCTGGACGAACACGCCCAACTCGCCCGCACCAGCAAGGACGGCCTGGTGGGCGCCAACTCGGGCGTCCTGGAGGACTACGCCGACGTGGCCGAGGGCTTCCTCGCGCTCGCGTCCGTCACCGGAGAGGGCGTCTGGCTCGAGTTCGCCGGGTTCCTGCTCGACCATGTCCTGACCCGCTTCGTCGACCCGGACAGCGGCAGCCTCTACGACACCGCCGTCGACGCCGAGAAGCTGATCCGCCGGCCCCAGGACCCCACCGACAACGCCACGCCCTCCGGCTGGTCCGCCGCCGCGGGCGCCCTGCTGAGCTATGCCGCGCAGACCGGTGGCGCCGCCTCGGCTCATGGCCTCGTCCATCGCACCGCCGCCGAACGGGCACTGGGTGTCGTCAAGGCGCTCGGCCCGCGCGTGCCCCGCTTCATCGGCTGGGGGCTCGCGGTCGCCGAGGCCCTCCTCGACGGGCCGAAGGAGGTCGCGGTCGTCGGGCCCGCACTGGACGACGAGGCGACAAGGGCTCTGCACCGTACGGCGCTTCTGGGGCTCGCGCCCGGTGCCGTGGTCGCCGTGGGGGTTGCGGAGAGTGACGAGTTCCCGTTGCTCGCCGACCGGCCGCTCGTCGACGGCGCACCCACCGCCTACGTCTGCCGTAACTTCACCTGCGACGCTCCGACCACCGATCCGAAAGGCCTGCGCGCCGCGCTGAGCAGCTGA
- a CDS encoding glycosyltransferase: protein MLTSVFIAAVSLALFWMAAFTLWWQMHAWRTPEVLASTRFSRPDGDEHVSFSLLLPARHEQAVLDHTIQRLLESTHTDFEIIVIVGHDDPETTAVAEKAAEGDPRVRVVVDTHDKKNKPKAMNTALPHCRGDVVGVFDAEDQVHPELLAHVDHAFRTTGADVVQGGVQLINFHSSWYSLRNCLEYFFWFRSRLHLHAQKGFIPLGGNTVFVRTDVLREADGWDPDCLAEDCDLGVRLSSVGKKVVVAYDSDMVTREETPGSLMSLLKQRTRWNQGFLQVYRKKDWKQLPGLGQRMLARYTLMTPFLQAFSGVVIPLNAAVALFLDVPVGIAFLTFLPLVTAAVTFVFEVVGLHDFGKQYGLRVRPVHYLKLVVGGPFYQVLLAGAAIRAVWREQRGRNDWELTSHVGAHLTRAETRAETRPENRPENRPENRAETRADAHAEAGSNRDIREDVPA from the coding sequence TTGCTGACGTCTGTCTTCATCGCTGCCGTCTCGCTGGCCTTGTTCTGGATGGCGGCCTTCACCCTGTGGTGGCAGATGCACGCGTGGCGTACGCCCGAAGTGCTGGCCTCCACCCGTTTCAGCAGACCGGACGGGGACGAGCACGTCTCGTTCTCGCTGCTGCTGCCGGCACGGCATGAGCAGGCCGTGCTGGACCACACGATCCAGCGGCTGCTGGAGTCCACACACACCGACTTCGAGATCATCGTGATCGTGGGGCACGACGACCCCGAGACCACGGCGGTGGCCGAGAAGGCCGCCGAAGGAGACCCGCGCGTGCGGGTCGTCGTCGACACCCACGACAAGAAGAACAAGCCGAAGGCCATGAACACGGCGCTGCCGCACTGCCGCGGCGATGTCGTCGGGGTCTTCGACGCCGAGGACCAGGTCCACCCCGAGCTCCTCGCCCACGTCGACCACGCCTTCCGGACGACGGGTGCCGATGTCGTGCAGGGCGGCGTCCAGCTCATCAACTTCCACTCCAGCTGGTACTCCCTGCGCAACTGCCTGGAGTACTTCTTCTGGTTCCGCTCCCGCCTGCATCTGCACGCGCAGAAGGGGTTCATCCCGCTCGGCGGCAACACCGTCTTCGTACGGACGGACGTGCTCAGGGAAGCGGACGGCTGGGATCCCGACTGCCTTGCCGAGGACTGCGACCTGGGAGTGCGGCTGTCCAGCGTCGGCAAGAAGGTCGTCGTCGCCTACGACTCCGACATGGTGACCCGGGAGGAGACCCCAGGCTCGCTGATGTCGCTGCTCAAGCAGCGCACCCGCTGGAACCAGGGCTTCCTGCAGGTCTACCGGAAGAAGGACTGGAAGCAGCTCCCGGGCCTCGGCCAGCGGATGCTCGCCCGGTACACGTTGATGACGCCGTTCCTGCAGGCGTTCTCCGGCGTGGTCATCCCGCTGAACGCGGCGGTCGCACTCTTCCTCGACGTGCCCGTCGGGATCGCCTTCCTCACCTTCCTGCCGCTGGTCACGGCCGCCGTCACCTTCGTCTTCGAGGTCGTCGGACTGCACGACTTCGGCAAGCAGTACGGGCTCCGCGTCCGCCCCGTGCACTACCTGAAGCTGGTCGTGGGCGGCCCCTTCTACCAGGTCCTCCTCGCGGGGGCCGCGATCCGCGCCGTATGGCGTGAGCAACGCGGCCGCAACGACTGGGAGTTGACCAGCCACGTCGGCGCACACCTCACCCGGGCCGAAACCCGGGCCGAAACCCGGCCCGAAAACCGGCCCGAAAACCGGCCCGAAAACCGGGCCGAAACCCGTGCCGACGCCCACGCCGAAGCCGGCTCGAACCGTGACATCCGAGAGGACGTCCCTGCGTGA
- a CDS encoding glycosyltransferase family 39 protein — translation MTSTLPAVTTPKVPAQWQPAPEPGSAGRTAPPRRLGTSRPDLLLCGALLVAIVVVQGWNIADYPTLSDDEGTYLAQAWAVQQGKGLAHYTYWYDHPPLGWIQIAVLTWIPSWLSPGSMTVGSMRTAMLVVSAVSAVLVYVLARRLSLPRWAAGLAMALFGLSPLSVVLQREIFLDNIAVMWTLLAFTLAASPSRHLWHHFGAGLAAATAVLTKETMLVVLPALFVTMCRHSHRDTRKFAVTGAVTACVLIGFSYPLFALLKGELVPGGGHVSLWDGIKYQMTRPGSGFILDQNSGSHGVLHSWLYYDRVLPLGGLAGALLLVATWRWSVTARALAGPALTVAILTALAMRPNGYLPAMYVIQALPFLALVLAGGTASVAHAVLRRWRRTDEQRWRTGGRYALAAVLALAAGAYVVPKWYEGDRTAVTMDANAPYRAASTWLTTKVENPKGTRVLVDDALWLDLVHGGYRPGLGVIWFYKADLDPAVTKTMPHGWKDLDYVVASPTVRRDAVDLPNVKAAIEHSAPVATFGTGADRIEIRQIQTTGTADGGTR, via the coding sequence GTGACCTCCACCCTTCCCGCGGTGACCACTCCGAAGGTCCCCGCGCAGTGGCAGCCTGCGCCTGAGCCCGGTTCGGCCGGTCGAACGGCCCCGCCCCGGCGTCTTGGAACCTCTCGCCCCGACCTCCTCCTGTGCGGCGCGCTCCTGGTCGCGATCGTCGTCGTGCAGGGCTGGAACATCGCCGACTACCCGACGCTCAGCGACGACGAGGGCACCTACCTCGCGCAGGCCTGGGCGGTCCAGCAGGGCAAGGGCCTGGCCCACTACACGTACTGGTACGACCACCCGCCGCTCGGCTGGATCCAGATAGCCGTGCTCACCTGGATACCGTCCTGGCTCAGCCCCGGCTCGATGACCGTCGGCAGCATGCGGACCGCGATGCTGGTCGTCTCCGCGGTCAGCGCGGTCCTCGTCTACGTCCTCGCGCGCCGGCTGTCGCTGCCGCGCTGGGCCGCCGGGCTGGCCATGGCCCTGTTCGGCCTCTCGCCGCTCTCGGTCGTCCTGCAGCGCGAGATCTTCCTCGACAACATCGCGGTGATGTGGACGCTCCTCGCGTTCACCCTCGCCGCCTCCCCGAGCCGTCATCTCTGGCACCACTTCGGCGCGGGTCTCGCGGCCGCGACGGCCGTGCTCACCAAGGAGACGATGCTCGTCGTCCTGCCGGCGCTGTTCGTCACCATGTGCCGGCACAGCCACCGCGACACCCGGAAGTTCGCGGTGACCGGCGCCGTCACCGCCTGCGTGCTGATCGGCTTCAGCTATCCGCTCTTCGCCCTGCTGAAGGGCGAGCTGGTCCCGGGTGGCGGCCACGTCTCCCTCTGGGACGGCATCAAGTACCAGATGACCAGGCCGGGTTCGGGATTCATCCTCGATCAGAACTCCGGCTCGCACGGCGTCCTGCACTCGTGGCTCTACTACGACCGCGTCCTGCCGCTCGGCGGCCTGGCCGGCGCGCTGCTGCTGGTGGCCACCTGGCGCTGGTCGGTCACCGCCCGCGCCCTCGCCGGGCCGGCCCTCACGGTCGCGATCCTCACCGCACTGGCCATGCGCCCGAACGGCTACCTGCCCGCGATGTACGTCATCCAGGCACTGCCGTTCCTGGCCCTGGTCCTCGCCGGCGGCACCGCCTCCGTCGCCCACGCGGTGCTGCGCAGGTGGCGGCGGACCGACGAGCAGCGATGGAGGACGGGCGGCCGGTACGCCCTCGCGGCCGTCCTCGCCCTCGCGGCCGGCGCCTACGTCGTCCCGAAGTGGTACGAGGGTGACCGCACCGCCGTCACCATGGACGCCAACGCCCCCTACCGGGCCGCCTCCACATGGCTGACCACGAAGGTCGAGAACCCGAAGGGCACCCGCGTCCTGGTCGACGACGCGCTCTGGCTCGACCTGGTGCACGGCGGATACCGGCCAGGACTCGGCGTCATCTGGTTCTACAAGGCCGACCTCGACCCCGCGGTGACCAAGACGATGCCGCACGGCTGGAAGGACCTCGACTACGTCGTCGCCTCCCCCACGGTGCGCCGCGACGCCGTGGATCTGCCCAACGTCAAGGCGGCCATTGAGCATTCGGCCCCGGTCGCCACGTTCGGTACGGGTGCGGACCGGATCGAGATCCGGCAGATCCAGACGACCGGCACGGCTGATGGAGGCACCCGATGA
- a CDS encoding glycosyltransferase family 2 protein: MTHEYTARGELDDPAVRGACASEPKGRAGVESASARRPEGLSTVTVSTPAGAPRRRTAAKEAVAEPGAVTIVVPTYNESANVRELLHQITESVPSRLPCEVVFVDDSTDDTPEVIHEAARDCPFPVTVLHREEPVGGLGGAVVEGMKAAGSDWIVVMDGDCQHPPSLVPELVATGERANAGLVVASRYIKGGSRAGLAGNYRVAVSRGATWLTKSLFPRKLHGISDPMSGFFAIRRSDITAEALKPLGYKILLELAVRSRPRQVTEVPFVFQDRFAGESKSSAQEGFRFLRHLVGLRTASPLARMVGFGLIGASGFLPNLAGLWALMAVGLHYVPAEILANQLGVAWNFVLIEHLLFRDRRQHRRWWDRVGRFALLANADLVLRIPLIALFVHRFGMGALSATALALVTTFVLRFVGTEALVYLPRRGRGSPGATRRAA; encoded by the coding sequence ATGACCCACGAGTACACCGCCCGCGGAGAACTCGACGACCCCGCCGTACGCGGCGCCTGCGCGAGCGAGCCGAAGGGGCGCGCCGGTGTCGAGAGCGCGAGCGCGCGGAGGCCCGAAGGGTTGAGCACGGTCACGGTCTCGACACCGGCTGGAGCGCCCCGGAGGCGAACCGCGGCAAAGGAAGCAGTCGCCGAGCCCGGTGCCGTCACCATCGTCGTACCGACGTACAACGAGTCCGCGAACGTCCGTGAACTCCTGCACCAGATCACCGAGTCGGTGCCCTCCCGGCTGCCGTGTGAGGTCGTCTTCGTCGACGACTCCACCGACGACACCCCCGAGGTCATCCACGAGGCCGCCAGGGACTGCCCGTTCCCGGTGACCGTGCTGCACCGCGAGGAGCCCGTCGGAGGGCTGGGCGGCGCGGTCGTCGAGGGCATGAAGGCGGCCGGGTCGGACTGGATCGTCGTCATGGACGGTGACTGCCAGCATCCGCCGTCCCTGGTACCGGAGTTGGTGGCCACCGGCGAGCGCGCGAACGCCGGACTCGTGGTCGCCTCCCGCTACATCAAGGGCGGCAGCCGGGCCGGGCTCGCCGGCAACTACCGGGTGGCGGTCTCGCGCGGGGCGACCTGGCTGACCAAGTCGCTGTTCCCGCGCAAGCTGCACGGCATCAGCGACCCGATGAGCGGCTTCTTCGCGATCCGCCGCAGCGACATCACCGCCGAGGCCCTCAAGCCGCTCGGCTACAAGATCCTCCTGGAGCTGGCGGTCCGCAGCCGTCCGCGTCAGGTCACCGAGGTGCCGTTCGTCTTCCAGGACCGGTTCGCGGGAGAGTCCAAGTCGAGTGCGCAGGAAGGCTTCCGCTTCCTGCGCCATCTGGTCGGTCTGCGCACCGCCTCGCCCCTCGCCCGCATGGTGGGCTTCGGCCTGATCGGCGCGAGCGGATTCCTGCCGAACCTGGCCGGCCTGTGGGCGCTGATGGCCGTGGGGCTGCACTACGTCCCCGCCGAGATTCTCGCCAACCAGCTGGGCGTCGCCTGGAACTTCGTACTCATCGAGCACCTGTTGTTCCGCGACCGCCGGCAGCACCGTCGCTGGTGGGACCGCGTCGGCCGGTTCGCGCTGCTCGCCAACGCCGATCTGGTGCTGCGCATCCCGCTGATCGCGCTGTTCGTGCACCGGTTCGGGATGGGTGCCCTGTCCGCCACCGCGCTCGCGCTGGTGACGACGTTCGTCCTGCGCTTCGTGGGGACCGAAGCGCTGGTCTATCTGCCGCGCAGGGGGCGCGGCAGTCCTGGTGCAACAAGGAGAGCCGCGTGA